The nucleotide window TGGCCGCGTCTCTGGCCGTAGTGATAGCTGTGCTGGCCGTGGCAGGACCGGCGGCCGTGGCCCAGGCTGTGGCTCTGAGCGTTGTATTGGCCCTTAGGTTTGTTGGGTGCTTGGTGGAGGCCCTGGTGAAGATGCTATTGGCAGCTGCGTCCCTGGTTGGTGTGATCCTGGTGACTGCCCTTGTGTGGTTGGTTCAGTGTCAAATGGAGATTTCTATCAGTATGAAGGAGGACGTGTTCAGTTTGGAAGAGTGAGGGTGACGGGTGTTTTAGGGACCTTACTATAGTGCTAATAAAATCAGTTTCTCTGTTACTGGCTTTACTGACCACTAGCTTCATACTTCTATGATATATTTGATGAAAGCATCCTTAGCCAGCCAACACCGAGTGGCTTTAAAAACTACCCTTTTACTGACAATGGAAGTACAAACTATTGAccaagtagtttttaaaataattttttgaactATAACAGGCATAAGGCGGTATTGTTTTAACTACAAATGGTATTATTGAGGAAGTGGTGTTTGTCTTGGGAAAGAAAGGTAGCTTTAGTATTTTAAGATTGTTGGTACTATTACCTGAAGAGTGAGTTTGTAGTGCTCCTTACAATTTGTGACCACGCAAGATCTGAGGAGTCTTAAGCTTTTTCATCACTGCAAGTCTGATTTCCAGGAGACTTAATGTTGTAATCTGCAAGTCCCATTTTGGGGCATCTAAAGTACCTTTTATAGTGACTGTTAAAGAGTTCCTGCTAGAGTGGATCTACTCTCTAAAATCAGTGGATCTAGTTCATTTGCAGTGAGAGAAGCATGAGATGTGTTCTGTTTACtgataaatgtcattttttaaaattagtttcaggtgtacaaaacaatataatgtaatagacatttatacccctcacaaagtgataacgccccccttccccaatctgctaccctctgacattgtatatagctgttacagttccactatttcttatgctgtactccacatcctgtgaccatatatatatatatacacacacacacatatatacatatatatgtattaaattatagttgacgttcattattattcagcttcagcttcaggtatacactgcagtggtcaggtacctacactgtccatgaagtggtctccctgttaagacaagtgtccatcagataccctataaaatctttataacattattgattaaattcctcaaactgtcttttgtatccccgtggcaatcttgtggttaccgattgtgctttttaatcccctcaccttctccctcgtaaccacacccctcccacctagcaaccctcagtttttcctctatatcactgagactgtttctgattagtgttcatttattctattctttagattccacatataagtgagataatgtggcatttgtctttctctgtctgacttcacttagcgtaatgttctctaggtccatccatatcatggCAAATAGTgcgatttcattcttctttatgactttatcataatttattaatttattaatactccattatttatttataatactcCATTtattaatactccattgtataaatgtaccacagtttcttaatccagttgtctaccgatgggcatttcggttgtttccatactttggctattgtaaatagcgctgcaataaacatagggatgcatatattttttcaaattagtgttttggatttctcttgatagatatctaggagtggaattgctgggtcataaggtagttccgtttccatttttttgagatatttccatacggttttccatagtggctgcaccaatctgcaatcccaccagcagtgcacgagggatccctgtttttcacatcctcgccagcagTTGTTTGTTAATGTTACTTCTCAAACATTCCTCTTATTTCTATACTTCAagttactgtttgtctttttcttctataccttCTTTAGAGAAGATTCTGGAACTGAGATTGTGAGTGATAGTGGAATGAAGTGGTCAAGAAGCTACAGTTTCGGGTGGCTggttggcttagttggttagagagtggtgctcttaacaaggttgctggttcgatccccacatgggccactatgagctgtgccctccacaactagattgaaacaactacttgacttggagctgataggtcctggaaacacacacttaaataaataaaagttaaaaaaaaaaagaaactacagttTGATTTTTCTGGTCTTTGTTTTGCTACTAATGATTAGGAAAGTTGCCTAGAGCCATTAATACAGTATTACATATTCTGGATTGTGGTCCATTATAATAGAAATACCTTTGTGTTTATCTGGTCATCTTACAGCATGTTTtgagtttctgttctttttactATGAATACTCAGtcctaaaatatttgcattttggcTGTTCttagttacttttcttttttttaaattaaagtttatcggggtgacaattgttaatcaagttacataggtttcaggtgtataactctgtaatacatcatctatatgtcacattgtgttcaccacccagaatcagttcttccatcaccatatatttcatcccttttactctcatctaccaccctcttccccccttactctctggtaaccactaaactgttgtttgtgtctatgagtttttgtttcttcatttgttcttaATTACTTTTGATGCTTCATTTTGGGGTAACTTTTTAGTATTAATGGCAAATTTAATTTGTTTGGTCATGAAACTGAACTGGGTTCCTCCCTTAAAATGAAATGTGAactgaaagttttttgttttctcttgcagAAAAGTCCACCACACATTTTCTCTCCAATTCCATTCCTTGGGCATGCCATAGCATTTGGGAGAAGTCCAATTGAATTCCTAGAAAATGCATATGAGAAGGTAAGTCTTCCAAATGATTAGAGGAAattagtggttttcaaacttttcttttaaatggtgtaacatttaaaaaaaaattctaatctaATGCTTATTTCCTTAGTAtaggaaacaggtaaaattggaGCTGCTCCTGTTTAAAAGCTGGAGGGGCCCTTGGAGCCCTCTTAGCTTCTCTCATGTCCTGGGGTGATCTCTGAGGTACCACTGAGGAAACCTGTAGCTCTGGCAACTATGGTTTAAAAACCATGGGCATGAATCTTGTATTCAGTGATCATAGTTAAAATCAATACTAATtgatccttctttttcttaaccaCGCATCTGTGGAATTTTGTAACCTGCACTACACTTCTATGACTTCTGTTCTACTTGGCTGACCCACACAACAACACAGCAACTCAGATTGTGGCCCTTCTCTCCAGTGAGCTTTCCTGTTCTTAGTCAGCCATTTACCCCACGTTCCCACTAAGAGTTGTCATCTCTCTTAACTGTTTGACCTGCACAATATGAATGTAGACACCCTACCTATTCTTAGACCACAACTTCTCCTGGTTTGCCTGTACATCTCCTTCCATTATAACCATTCTTGGACCTCACTAGATCTTCCAGTGCATTGTTCCATTTACTTTGTTGTGATCTATATCagccttctttctttactttctttctttttccactttggGACCGTGGTCCATCATTTGAGTTACACTCTTGCCAATACCTTAATTTCCTTACTCCTGGATCTTTTCATTGTGTTTACCTGGTAAAACCCCAACCTTGGAGGGAGCCTGtttgtcattttctcttccttgcacAAGATTAGTTCTTTCCTAATTTCATGATTGCTTGCCTATGTTAAATGAACTTTGAACACTTTTCAACAATCCTATATGTTTCTGTCGTTGGCTTACTTTTCCACTCACCACAGAGACTaactcaaacttttattttttaaacttctgaatTTTCCTACCTTTCTATCAAAGCAGatgactttgtttcctttttaaagagattaaaaactaGCCAGTGGGCACTCCCTCATGTTcctaatttcaaatatacagacCTAGTTATGGTTATATAATCCCATTATCTTTTCTTCCTAGtacattaataattataaaacacttaaCTTTGTGCCAGTACTTACTGCTTTATATAGATAATCTCACTGAAGCAAAACCCCTTctggtttattcattttatagatgacaaaactgagaaacacattatacacatataatttgtTCTTAAGCTCACTACTAGCTAGTGGCCAAGCTAGGACGTGCATATGGTTTGATTGCCAAGTCTatgcttttaataataataataataataaatgcttatgaATGTTATGGCCAAGGCACTCTTAATATATaccgggatgccaaaaaatgtatccaagtggacactttggtcaacgttgctcaagcagtagttcgctgtaatcagaagtgactggacgctgatggtaaccactttgagcatcacttgtaattgcagaagtcaaacatgactggtagtcattttttgttttcagtatatattattacaattttaatactgttttccattcttaaaatgtgtacactgtttttggcaccctctgtatatttttcatACTTCCTCTAATGTAATATGTTCTCTAACATAtgtatgttaatttatttaatcttgacaacagttctatgaagtaggtactattattatttccattttatagatgaggtaaaACTGAAGCACAATGTTGGTGAGATAGTGGTAAAACATAACTAAATAAACTTCTGGTGTCTTCATATAGCAAGTACTTTAGGAAAGGTTTTTTTGTCCTTTGGCTACTCCTGTAAATTTATCTTtaaccaaggggaaaaaaaaaatctatattctcAAAGATAGTAATTGCAGAATTGTGTATAATAAGTAAAAAAACTGACACATCTCCTATAAATCAAGTAATGAAAGAATAGTTTGTTATTGATTTTATGATGTCTATaagatagaatatattttaaatataaacagtgaaaaaagcagaatataaattttatttattttccctttgcaaCTGGatgaaatattatacatttgGATAAAGACTAGGGGAAAATTGCTTTAAggtttatgaatttattttcaacaagttACTGTTTTGTGATTTAAGAAATTAGTGTTTTAGTGCTCCATGTTTTTTGGTAACATCAGTATGgtacttttttctctttagtacGGACCTGTGTTTAGTTTTACCATGGTGGGCAAGACGTTTACTTACCTTCTGGGGAGTGATGCTGCTGCCCTGCTTTTTAATAGTAAAAACGAAGACCTGAATGCAGAAGATGTCTACGGTCGTCTGACAACACCTGTGTTTGGGAAGGGAGTTGCATATGATGTGCCGAATCCAGTAGGTGACACTGTTATCTTCAAGAAAGACCAATCTACACTGTAATAATTTTAGCTGGTAGTGTAGGAGTATACATGTAAAATGTAGAAACAGTTTATTCCTTGGTTCAAAAAGCCGAAGAATCATGAGATTTAAAAGAAGAGAAGCCACTGTCAGGCAACTGACAAAGaatggttattttgttttgtagttgCAGGCATGGGCCAAGCAATTTCAAACGGCTTGCCgtacaaagaaatagaatgaatGATAGCTTACAAGGATTTGATTTGAGAGGGTAACAAGAAAATCCCATTATTTCATCAGAGGGCCTCCTATCTTCCCACTCCTGCCTGAAATTCTTGCATACGAGCTCCTTTGAGCTAGAGATCATAGGCTTTACAagtttttatgatttcctttccCCACGAAAGTCAAACATTAAAGTGCTGCAAATTGATGTAAAACACAAAGCAGATAATTGGCCGCTTGCTTGGTGTGGGCTCTGGCTATGAATGTACACACACTGCCTAGTACCCTAGTATAGCAGTTAAAAGTTGACATTAAGTGTTGTTTCTGGGGATGGGGGAGTTGTGGGGGGATGATTGGCTTCCTGAAGGACAAAAGCAAGAGCCCTGGAAAAACCTTCTGGTTAGATATATCTGTCTTTTCACACAGCttatcatacttttaaaatagaaatgccTCAAAGGGTTAAAACCATTAGTTGTCTTggtgtgaaattattttattaagacTATATTATATTCTAATTAAACTTCTGGAAGATAGTGTCAGTGAGGAATGACATTTGTTTGGGAATAGAACTGTGGAATATGTGAAGGAGGATACAAATAATATTAAAGCATAATGGACCTTTGGGAGATTGTGTCGGCATTTGGGTTGGGTTGGAGAACTAGAAGATAATAGAATAAGAAAAGGGAGCACTGGAGTCAGGAGTGGGAAAAGGGTATATAGGAAGGAAGGTGGGATTCCTAATTTATTGTTTGTCTAGGGCTGTGTAACAGGTGTTTTCTGCACATTACTTCAGACTTATGCACAAATGCTCTATTCCACATCTGGTGTAGTTTCTAAAAAATCCTTTCActatttttagtttcagtttttcagaaGGTTGTTTTGAGTGTCAGAATTATAATAACCCAAATGGATCCTGTGATAaaacaaaattgtgttttaatGCTATATACTCGTAATGTTTTGAAGGTTTTCTTGGAgcagaagaaaatgttaaaaagtggCCTTAATATAGCCCACTTTAGACAGCACGTTtctataattgaaaaagaaacaaaggaatactTTCAGAGTTGGGGAGAAAGTGGAGAAAGAAGTAagcaaaatgttttgattttgcatttgtcctactatttctacttttctatgACTAGAAatttaagagtgtgtgtgtgtgtgtgtgtgtgtgtgtgtgtgtgtgtgtgtgtgtaaaacaaacTACAACATACGAGTATGTTAAAGCACCTTAGATTTAATAGAAACAACATGTTATGATTACTGTGGAGTTAAAAAGACCTGAGAGAAAGTGATTATTGCTGCTCACTTAGCAAAACCTTAAAATGGGTTAAATAACATGCATATTATTCAGCTCATTTGTACAAATAACGTGAAAATGATTCATGAGTAGATTTTGAAATAAACTGAACATAAAACTTTTGCAAGTTCActttaagttaataaaatatatatgtattattattatttttttaccccTAATGGGCAAGTAAAAGTCTAAGCAATTTAATTGTCTAGTTCTGACCTTCTCACTTTTGACCTGGGAAATGACCCATTCCTCAGTTTTAGGACTACTGTTCTTTAGGAAGCACCTCATTGCTGTCCTCACATGCACTAAATGACGTGTTTTTGCTGCTTTGGTTATAGTATGAGGAGCTCAGATAACcacattcatttttatcttcactttattttttcaaggTGAAGTGTTTATGAATGAGGCTTAGAGATGCTTTCGTGGCATCAGTTTTGGCCATTTAGAGGATGGGGTACTTCCCATCATTTGGTTTCTTGCCTCTCTGTTTTGTATGGTAGGGTGGCCACGTATCCATATGTCTATCAGCTGTTTTGATGATATGTATAGGACCGGTTAGTTCTTTCATTcagttttctttcataattaCTTTATATCTCTAAGAAAACaggacatttcaaaataatttttggcaGTGTTAATGGGAATCATCTTTTCCCCTCTAGATTTGTTTGAAGCTCTTTCTGAGCTTATAATCTTAACAGCTAGTCATTGTTTACATGGAAAGGAAATCAGAAGTCAGCTCAATGAGAAGATGGCACAACTGTATGCAGATTTGGATGGAGGTTTCAGCCACGCAGCCTGGCTGTTGCCTGGTTGGCTCCCTTTGCCGAGTTTCAGGTATGGATAAACAATTTATATATCGTGATTTAACTTTGTATAATTATTGTAGTGTTGGTATGCTTTGGtaagataaaatttaaacataaaacaaattggGGCAGATTACGAGTCCCCATTCTTCTATAAGAAGACAAGTTTGCTTTATATTAACTATATAGTGAACTCATTTAAGGTAAGTTGCTGTTTATTACAAAGGTAATTTGTTGTCTGTctgttctgatattttaaaacctACTTATCTCACATACTCCTTACACTCAGGAAAGTTTCTGAACTCGACTTAAAAGTGGTATAGCCCTCTAAGCACTGGTTTGAAAGTATTTGACTGTTTTGCAGTACATTGTGAAATTTCTTTGTTTGAGGTATTAGTGCCtttaattttctgtctccttgCCAGCTGTACTGTGATTACCTAAAGGGCAGGCACCACCACTGATACAAAGAAATATGGTTCATAGGAATTGGCGTATTAGTAGTGTCTTACATATTAGTAGGCTTTCTGTATCTTCATTGATTCTTTTCTGTTCAGGTGAGAGATGGGGAGGTGTTACATTGGtacttttccttccatttctgcaCTTCTACCTACTTATAGAACAAAGAGGAGTGGGAGTAAACGGCAGAGCCAGGAGAGGTTCTTTGGAGTTCTTTGGAACTCATCAATACCTTACAGTTGTAGGGAGCTATGCAGTTATCGAAATGTTTTCATCCATATTATGTTGGAACATCTAGCACAGCCCTGGACCTCTAGTAGGTTCTCCATAAATGTGCATTGAGCCTTTTTCCACCTTCCCAGTCTCCAGGATGAAGTCAGAAATTCCTGAGCTTGGTATGAGAGGCCCTTTACTACTTTCCAGCctagtctttctctgtcttactcaAACCAACTGATTTAACCCAATTATTCCATTCACTTTCTCAAACAGGCCTTATGTTTTCCTGGCTCTGCTGCGTAGTGTTAATCTTCAGTGTCATCTTCCCTTCTGCTCACATTGTCTCATTCAATCCTCAGTAAcagtcttaaaaaaatgaatcagggCAGGAGTTTTTATTAGAAAGCTTCATGAAGAGGGGCGAGATAGTCAGATTGCTGGGTTTTAAATTTCGGCTCCACTGCTCACTGTGCAGTGAggataatagcacctacctcataggtCAAAGTGGGTAGTTCATGTAAAACACTTACAGTCCCTGTTACCTGGTGAGCACcctattttaaaggtaaaattttgGGAGTTCAAGTTTGTTTTCTGACTCTATCAGTATTTTTACCCCCTATAAAACCCTCTGTtgtgttagaaaatgaaaagtagaatCAAACCCTCTATACGGGAGTCATATTCTGAATCCTAGATtcagataatccaaaataatccTAGGTTTATTCAAATCCTATAGAAGAACCAGAATGACTTTTGTCTGCtttaagaaacacatttcttGCCCTGAGGGTTCCTAAAACTCCATAACAATATGATTTTcatggtgtctttttttttctcttggttctgagttttgtcaatttttttagaGTCAGTAAAGTTAGCTAAGGTTGCTTTAAGCTAGGTCCTcgttattttcaaaatgaatttgatGCCACaaaatactgctttattttttgaagttatttcttctttgaattacAGACGCAGGGACAGAGCTCATCGAGagataaagaatattttctataaagCAATCCAGAAACGCAGACAGTCAGAAGAAAAAATTGATGACATTCTCCAGACTTTACTAGATTCCACTTACAAGTAAGAGCTGTTCAGATCACGTATTAAGCTGAAGCAGAAAATTACACATTAAAACAGTTAAATAATATATCCAGTTAAAAAGTAATGACGATGACAAAATCAATAGCTATGacctttagatttttaaatggatGAGACATAAATTACTGGATGAGACATAAATTACATGCCTTACTGGAATTCCAGTAACTGCATGGTGAAAAACGTTTGCTAGGAAACTGCAATGAAGTCTTTTATaatcaaaattgtattttctattggtctgtttcttttccctaatggaaaaaaaaatctgacttgtGATGGGCAAATACAAGAGGCTACTATACCTCAAAAATTTATTCATTATGACCCTTTATGTAAAAGATGAGACATGAAATGTGTCTACCAAAATGTTAAATTTGTGGGTGTGGTTCATTCCATAGGGATGGacgtcctttgacagatgatgaAATAGCAGGCATGCTGATTGGACTGCTTTTGGCTGGGCAGCATACGTCCTCAACTACTAGTGCCTGGATGGGCTTCTTTTTGGCCAGAGACAAAACACttcaagaaaaatgttatttagaaCAGAAAACTGTCTGTGGAGAGGATCTACCTCCTTTAACTTATGACCAGGTTTgttgattttcaatttctttgcttccttattTGAGTATCTGTGCTAGTTTTTAAAGAGGACAGTTtgagcaacaaaagcaaaaataaacaaatgggactacattaaactaaagtttttgcacagtaaaggaaaccatcaacaaaatgaaaagatagcctactgaatgggagaagatatttgcaaatgatacatccaataaggggttaatatccaaaatacataaagaactcatacaacttcaaactaaaaaaacaatctgattgaaaaatggggagaggacctgaatagacatttctacaaagaggacataACAGACGGCCAACAGACACGAAGAGATGGTCAACATCAccagtcatcagagaaatgcaaatcaaaccacaatgggatatcacctcacacctatcagaatggccatcatcaataaattaacaaataacaagtgctggagaggatgtggagaaaagggaaccctcatgtactattggtgggaatataaattggtgcagccactatggaaaacagtatggcggttcctccaaaaattaaaaaaataccgtaagttccacttttgggtatttatccaaagaaatccaaaacactaattcaaaaagatatgtgcttCCCTATAgcagcattatgtacaatagctaaggtatggaagcaacctagatgtctaTCGATAaacgaatggataaagatgtggtacatatacacaatggaatattatttggcagtaaaaaagaacaaaatcttgtcatttctgacaacatggatggacctagaggctattatgttaagtgaaataagtcgaatagagaaagacaaataccttttgattttatttgtatgtggaatcttaaaaaaaaaaaaaaaacagaaacagacccagagggagcaagctgatggttgccaaaggggaggtggatggaaggatggctgaaaaaacaatttaaaaataaaggggacaatttgagatttttctatgTACTATAAATTGGTTagcatctttattttctgaaaattcccGATAGACCTCCCTGAAATGTCCTAAtactggatttggtttgctagtattttgttgagtatttttgcacctatgtttataagggatattggtctgtatttttattgtaatgtctTTGATAATTGTTGGTTATCAGAGTAATATAGgtttcatagaatgagtttggaagttattttttggaagagtttgtgaaggattgATGGTAATTCTTACACGTCTAATCGAATTCACCAGAGAAGCCTTCTAGttctgcttttctttgtgggaagctTTTTGATTCAATTTCTAGTTGGTACAGGTCTATTCATATGTTCtgttcttcttgagtcagttttggtagtttgtctttctaggaattttcaCATTTCATCTAGATTCCCtcatttgttggcatacaattgttaATAGTATTCTGTTATAatcccttttatttctgtaaggtcagtAGTAATGTCTCCCCTTTCATTCTCGATTttagcaacttttaaaataatagcttaGTTGACATATatttcacatactataaaatccATCCTTTTAAAGTACAGtttactgtttttcaaaaatattcagagttctgaaatttaaaaattacaattgatttttagaacatttatatCACTTCCAAAAGAGAGCCAGTACCTGTTAGCAGTTACTCTCCATTTCCCTTGCGTCCTATCCTtagcaaccactaacctactttttgtctctatggtttgcctattctggacatttcatataaatgaccATTAATacggtcttttgtgtctggcttaaaACTGGCTTATTAAGCATGTTTTAAGGTTA belongs to Rhinolophus ferrumequinum isolate MPI-CBG mRhiFer1 chromosome 20, mRhiFer1_v1.p, whole genome shotgun sequence and includes:
- the LOC117012423 gene encoding lanosterol 14-alpha demethylase, with translation MALLGLLQAGGSVLRQATEQVTGGNLLSMLLIACAFTLSLVYLFRLAIGHLAPLHGGAKSPPHIFSPIPFLGHAIAFGRSPIEFLENAYEKYGPVFSFTMVGKTFTYLLGSDAAALLFNSKNEDLNAEDVYGRLTTPVFGKGVAYDVPNPVFLEQKKMLKSGLNIAHFRQHVSIIEKETKEYFQSWGESGERNLFEALSELIILTASHCLHGKEIRSQLNEKMAQLYADLDGGFSHAAWLLPGWLPLPSFRRRDRAHREIKNIFYKAIQKRRQSEEKIDDILQTLLDSTYKDGRPLTDDEIAGMLIGLLLAGQHTSSTTSAWMGFFLARDKTLQEKCYLEQKTVCGEDLPPLTYDQVKDLNLLDRCIKETLRLRPPIMTMMRMAKTPQIVAGYTIPPGHQVCVSPTVNQRLKDSWVERLEFNPDRYLQDNPASGEKFAYVPFGAGRHRCIGENFAYVQIKTIWSTMLRLFEFDLIDGYFPTVNYTTMIHTPENPVIRYKQRPK